In Saccharolobus solfataricus, a genomic segment contains:
- a CDS encoding dCTP deaminase, translating to MILSHQSIKKLLGKVIINYVEENVRENGYDLRICGDKYYVVEEGAQLPAIKAKIREIPFKEVADLSPLKTYLFESCEEFNMPENLAVLITLKSTMARNGFLAPPTVIDAGYKGKIYLAITSVYNSSLAKGISTHHLIFLELDQRTERIYSGKYQGGIPI from the coding sequence ATGATTCTCTCTCATCAGTCAATTAAAAAATTATTAGGTAAAGTGATAATAAACTACGTTGAGGAAAACGTCAGAGAAAATGGGTATGATTTGAGAATATGTGGAGATAAATATTATGTAGTTGAGGAAGGTGCACAATTACCTGCTATAAAGGCTAAAATTAGGGAAATACCCTTTAAAGAGGTAGCTGATCTATCGCCCCTTAAGACTTACCTATTCGAATCATGTGAGGAGTTTAACATGCCAGAGAACTTAGCGGTGTTAATAACCTTAAAAAGTACTATGGCTAGGAATGGTTTTCTGGCTCCTCCTACTGTTATTGATGCCGGATATAAGGGAAAGATTTACTTAGCTATAACTTCTGTCTATAATTCTTCTTTAGCTAAGGGAATTAGCACTCATCATTTAATATTTTTAGAATTAGATCAGAGAACTGAAAGAATCTATAGTGGCAAGTATCAGGGAGGTATACCAATTTAG
- a CDS encoding MFS transporter, with protein sequence MSSPFHYKQFTKFTIFSVFAGFSFIQNELTTYWFFILLFRQEITLFGLGVIARPLVRVFVSYLMGYISDKYDRAKLFYITRGISGILLFPLTFAFIYHSIPLIFGIYYIRTIIVELSNNVGYVAYYAVVPEQVRAKAIFYIRIISMASRVASGAVWYLIYQLISAYDLFLAGILGLIGLALLKGFNIGGGSKRVKLSTAIDFFRKDERIRGIILLYSVTDGLTYSINYLLPLLIIVYHGTEEIYSLSQTVLYGILVIASFVMTRIKDPIKIVSTYILSGFLFYLVLLYPSPYVLLISVLLYGFGSGIVENYVMATIKQSVGDEFLGSVLGLDVLVTSSVEIFLILLGQYLITINVVYYIIVGIVGMSLVLISWLLHPKLKDIKL encoded by the coding sequence GTGTCATCCCCTTTTCACTACAAACAGTTTACAAAGTTTACTATTTTTAGTGTCTTTGCGGGATTTTCCTTTATACAAAACGAATTAACTACGTATTGGTTCTTCATTCTCCTATTTCGGCAAGAGATAACTCTATTTGGATTAGGAGTGATAGCCAGACCGTTAGTGAGAGTCTTCGTATCGTACCTTATGGGTTACATATCCGATAAATATGATAGGGCTAAACTATTTTACATAACTAGGGGAATTTCCGGAATATTACTTTTTCCTTTAACTTTTGCTTTCATCTATCACTCTATACCATTGATATTTGGAATTTACTACATTAGGACAATAATTGTGGAGTTATCAAATAATGTTGGCTACGTTGCCTATTACGCTGTGGTTCCAGAACAAGTAAGGGCTAAGGCAATATTTTACATAAGAATTATCTCAATGGCTTCCAGAGTAGCATCTGGCGCTGTTTGGTATTTAATATATCAATTGATTAGCGCCTATGACCTATTCCTTGCTGGTATATTAGGACTTATTGGGTTGGCACTATTAAAAGGGTTTAATATAGGCGGTGGTAGCAAGAGAGTTAAATTAAGTACTGCAATAGACTTCTTTAGGAAGGACGAAAGAATTAGAGGGATAATATTATTATATTCAGTTACTGATGGTCTGACTTACTCCATAAACTACCTATTACCGCTACTAATTATAGTGTATCACGGCACTGAGGAAATATATAGTTTAAGCCAAACAGTATTATATGGCATATTAGTAATTGCCAGTTTTGTAATGACCAGAATCAAAGATCCCATTAAGATAGTCTCCACTTATATACTAAGTGGTTTCTTATTCTATTTAGTATTATTATATCCGTCGCCATATGTTTTACTAATATCTGTATTGCTTTATGGATTTGGAAGCGGAATTGTTGAGAATTACGTAATGGCTACAATAAAACAAAGCGTTGGTGATGAGTTCTTGGGGAGTGTATTGGGATTAGATGTTTTAGTTACGAGTTCAGTTGAGATATTCTTAATACTTCTCGGTCAATATCTAATAACTATTAACGTAGTATATTATATAATAGTTGGTATTGTTGGAATGTCCCTCGTTTTGATTTCTTGGTTACTACATCCAAAGCTTAAGGATATAAAACTATAA
- a CDS encoding NAD(P)/FAD-dependent oxidoreductase, whose protein sequence is MRVVIVGGGFAGIAAKSKYPNAILIDRSEYFLMTPKIVHTLADGESALVYRKPDIVAEVVNIKFNEKKIITNKGEISYDKLIISLGYSQDLSKIKGANEHVMKLESFEDAIKMHNEIEKARTLIVIGGGDLGVEVVGSTIELVSKIKRKGKERVILINRGARILPHMPPQISLKAENILAELGVEVILDASVEEIRGKTVITSKGEFSGDHIFYAGGIKGSNFLTNLKLSLKDGKINVNEDLSSVDYKDVYGAGVCASTFYPSNAEISMQSGVHAILNAIEGRDEKFKPMPLGDIVDIDNNFMGVFMGLPVRGNFAKLLKRIALAKVYYTINKVNFYNKNLKI, encoded by the coding sequence GTGAGAGTTGTAATAGTTGGCGGAGGATTTGCTGGTATCGCAGCTAAAAGTAAATATCCTAATGCAATTTTAATAGATAGAAGCGAATATTTTTTAATGACACCAAAAATTGTACATACCTTAGCAGATGGAGAAAGCGCTCTAGTTTATAGAAAACCTGACATAGTAGCAGAAGTTGTAAATATAAAATTTAATGAAAAGAAGATAATTACAAATAAAGGAGAAATTAGTTATGATAAATTAATTATTTCCCTAGGATATTCCCAAGACCTATCTAAAATAAAAGGTGCGAACGAGCATGTTATGAAACTAGAGAGCTTTGAAGACGCAATTAAAATGCATAATGAAATTGAAAAAGCTAGGACTTTAATAGTAATAGGAGGAGGAGATCTGGGAGTCGAAGTTGTAGGAAGTACGATAGAATTGGTGAGCAAAATTAAAAGAAAAGGGAAAGAAAGAGTCATATTGATAAATAGAGGAGCTAGGATATTACCTCATATGCCTCCCCAGATCTCCTTAAAGGCCGAAAACATTCTAGCCGAATTAGGGGTTGAAGTAATTCTAGACGCATCCGTAGAAGAAATAAGAGGTAAAACTGTTATAACAAGTAAAGGAGAGTTTTCTGGAGACCACATATTTTATGCAGGTGGAATCAAGGGCTCGAATTTTTTAACAAATCTTAAACTCAGTTTAAAAGATGGAAAGATTAACGTTAACGAGGATCTATCTTCTGTGGATTACAAGGACGTTTATGGAGCTGGTGTATGTGCGTCCACATTTTACCCTTCGAACGCAGAAATTTCCATGCAATCTGGTGTCCACGCAATACTAAATGCAATTGAAGGTAGAGATGAAAAATTTAAGCCAATGCCTTTAGGAGATATAGTAGATATCGATAACAACTTTATGGGAGTGTTTATGGGATTACCAGTTAGAGGAAATTTCGCCAAACTTTTAAAACGCATAGCCCTTGCTAAAGTCTATTACACGATAAATAAAGTAAATTTTTATAATAAAAATTTAAAAATTTGA
- a CDS encoding pyruvate oxidase yields the protein MAKTVADIIVEALVKAGIKRIYGIPGDSIDPLMDAIRRNKEIKYIQVRHEEGAAFAASVESKLTSNVTACMGTSGPGSIHLLNGLYDAKMDHASVVALTGQIESDMIGHDYFQEVNMIKLFDDVAVFNQIIINPKNAGYLIWRAVYEAKSKKGVAHLNLPVDILRMEGEEYEGEFYYPKISYDYPDLDKAIELIDKSKSPVIMIGGGARDKSKIVNDFSEKIGAPIIYALNGKGILSDYDDKVMGGIGLLGTKPSVDALNKTDLLILLGTSFPYVNFLPKDVDVIQVDNNPANIGKRIKVSLPIVSDVGEFLLKITPKIKEKDDKFYLKMKDSKEKWFKELSKAENDSSKPMKPQRVAFELSKVFTEGVVVVDTGNVTMWGARNFRASGKQKFVFSAWLGSMGIGIPGAVGASFVSDEVLALVGDGGFAMTMMELITAKKYSRPIKVVIFNNSKLGMIKFEQEVMGYPEWGVELYNPDFSRLAESIGVRSVTVEDPNELSSAIKEMKESEEPFVLNTVVDPNERPMPPKLTFTQAKNYILSVFREKLEPSEE from the coding sequence ATGGCAAAAACAGTAGCAGATATAATAGTTGAGGCATTAGTTAAGGCTGGCATTAAAAGAATATACGGAATACCTGGAGATTCAATTGATCCATTGATGGACGCCATAAGAAGAAATAAAGAAATTAAATATATACAAGTTAGGCATGAAGAGGGAGCAGCATTTGCTGCATCAGTCGAATCTAAACTCACATCTAACGTTACTGCTTGTATGGGTACGTCTGGTCCTGGCTCAATCCACCTATTAAATGGGTTATATGACGCTAAAATGGACCACGCATCGGTAGTAGCTCTTACTGGGCAGATTGAAAGCGATATGATTGGTCATGACTACTTTCAAGAAGTAAATATGATAAAACTATTTGATGACGTTGCGGTATTTAATCAAATAATAATAAATCCGAAAAATGCCGGCTATTTAATTTGGAGAGCGGTATATGAGGCTAAAAGTAAGAAGGGTGTAGCTCATCTTAACCTACCCGTGGATATTTTAAGAATGGAAGGGGAGGAATACGAAGGCGAATTCTATTATCCTAAAATAAGCTATGATTATCCAGACTTAGACAAGGCTATAGAGCTCATAGATAAAAGCAAATCTCCAGTGATAATGATTGGTGGAGGTGCAAGAGATAAGTCAAAGATAGTAAACGATTTTAGTGAGAAGATTGGGGCGCCTATAATTTACGCTCTTAACGGTAAGGGAATTTTATCTGATTACGATGATAAAGTTATGGGTGGGATAGGTTTACTAGGGACAAAACCATCAGTAGACGCATTAAATAAGACTGACTTACTTATACTTTTAGGAACGTCTTTTCCTTACGTGAATTTCTTACCTAAGGATGTGGATGTTATTCAAGTTGATAATAATCCAGCAAATATAGGCAAAAGAATAAAAGTATCTTTACCTATTGTCAGTGATGTAGGAGAATTCCTATTAAAAATAACGCCGAAAATTAAAGAAAAGGATGACAAGTTTTATCTAAAAATGAAAGATTCAAAGGAAAAATGGTTTAAGGAGCTAAGTAAGGCAGAAAATGATAGCTCTAAGCCAATGAAGCCTCAAAGAGTGGCTTTTGAATTATCAAAAGTTTTCACCGAAGGAGTAGTCGTAGTGGATACTGGAAATGTGACCATGTGGGGGGCTAGGAATTTTAGAGCATCTGGCAAGCAAAAATTTGTGTTTTCAGCATGGTTAGGATCAATGGGTATAGGAATACCCGGTGCAGTAGGTGCCTCATTTGTATCTGATGAGGTTTTAGCGTTAGTAGGTGATGGAGGCTTTGCTATGACGATGATGGAGCTTATAACTGCAAAGAAATACTCAAGGCCAATAAAGGTAGTAATATTTAACAATTCTAAATTAGGTATGATTAAGTTTGAACAAGAGGTTATGGGATATCCAGAGTGGGGTGTAGAATTATACAATCCAGATTTTTCTAGATTGGCTGAATCCATCGGAGTAAGAAGTGTAACCGTCGAGGATCCAAATGAACTCTCATCAGCTATTAAGGAGATGAAGGAAAGCGAAGAACCCTTTGTTCTTAATACGGTTGTTGATCCTAATGAAAGACCAATGCCACCTAAACTTACTTTTACTCAAGCTAAAAATTACATATTATCTGTATTTAGGGAAAAATTGGAGCCCAGTGAAGAGTGA
- a CDS encoding class I SAM-dependent methyltransferase: protein MSMFENTHPELTRIGIRIENVDSRYKPLMRMGISIDEMIYLARRLYPLIRDGKRILDLGCGNGLITVILSKLISEAEFHAVDDWKKVSRDDLIKNIEIDKAKIALGEFTDQFTLSYQDTYFDFVYSVMFLSNIGKDGRTKISDEVHRVLKEKGKFVVIDTLVFRGKIKKDLGDKFKLDWYGEENGFSFFVWSK from the coding sequence ATGAGCATGTTTGAGAATACCCATCCAGAACTCACGAGGATTGGAATTAGAATAGAGAACGTTGACAGTAGATATAAGCCACTAATGAGGATGGGGATATCCATTGACGAAATGATTTACCTTGCAAGGAGATTATATCCATTAATAAGAGATGGAAAAAGGATTTTAGATTTAGGTTGTGGAAATGGTCTTATTACTGTAATCTTATCAAAGTTAATAAGTGAAGCAGAATTTCATGCAGTAGACGACTGGAAAAAGGTCTCTAGAGATGATTTAATTAAGAATATTGAGATTGATAAAGCTAAGATAGCGTTAGGGGAGTTTACGGATCAATTCACTTTATCATACCAAGATACTTATTTTGATTTTGTGTATAGTGTAATGTTTTTATCAAATATTGGTAAAGACGGTAGGACTAAGATAAGTGATGAGGTTCATAGAGTGTTAAAAGAGAAAGGCAAGTTTGTAGTTATCGATACTTTAGTATTTAGGGGTAAAATAAAGAAGGATTTAGGAGATAAATTCAAATTAGATTGGTATGGAGAGGAGAACGGATTTTCGTTCTTTGTTTGGAGTAAATGA
- a CDS encoding DUF929 domain-containing protein, whose amino-acid sequence MNRRNLITAIIGIIVIATGIIVYATHFIASAQPIPAGKFVKISNIDLAPKGKVIIVEQSWYGCPVGAAASWAIYDVLQHYGNLSYELHYSDPDHNPANIPGLIFTGFNSTSVVEFYVAYVYNEYLNASYNGTLIPQNELISVGEQILEEEIAKMGLSPQVAQYIIQYETEVAIQQYGEPSALYVKPPHLNFAILISGPNGTYIVTTPIVNPTILEGYTPSYVLNNLDQFPQIVQAAQMIQNTILEAAGPLAGECPTI is encoded by the coding sequence ATGAATAGAAGAAACTTAATTACAGCAATAATAGGAATTATTGTAATAGCTACTGGGATCATTGTATACGCTACTCATTTTATAGCTTCTGCTCAACCAATTCCTGCTGGAAAGTTCGTAAAGATAAGCAATATCGACTTAGCCCCAAAGGGTAAAGTGATAATAGTAGAGCAATCCTGGTATGGCTGTCCAGTAGGTGCTGCGGCTTCTTGGGCAATATATGACGTTTTGCAACATTATGGTAATTTAAGCTACGAATTACATTACTCTGACCCGGATCACAATCCCGCTAACATTCCGGGACTAATATTCACCGGTTTCAATAGCACTTCAGTAGTTGAATTTTACGTAGCGTATGTCTATAACGAATATCTAAACGCTTCATATAACGGTACATTAATTCCTCAAAACGAGTTAATATCGGTTGGCGAACAAATTTTAGAGGAGGAAATTGCAAAAATGGGTTTATCACCACAAGTAGCTCAGTATATTATCCAGTATGAGACGGAAGTGGCAATACAACAATATGGAGAGCCTTCAGCACTTTATGTTAAACCTCCTCACCTAAATTTTGCAATACTAATCTCTGGTCCAAATGGTACTTATATTGTGACTACGCCAATAGTTAATCCCACAATTCTTGAAGGATATACACCAAGTTATGTTCTGAATAATTTAGATCAGTTTCCACAAATAGTTCAAGCAGCTCAAATGATACAAAACACCATACTGGAAGCTGCGGGACCATTGGCTGGAGAATGTCCAACAATTTAA
- a CDS encoding cation:proton antiporter encodes MDYALLSLMLLFTLLLAFILTRLKVSPVIAYLLGGLIAFNYFHFDFNSSYFEILNFLALNLLAFEIGTSFDISRAKELFRRAMGIALTELILIVLISYFIGLYLLHLDLFASLFLVMASIDTSTSILYKIIGNKVDKNDRDLLVAVASVEDIEVFFLYSIAIALNGSFNVFRISFVILEVFIASLIIYAFAKYFLTGLSIFKFTSFEDESILILVPIVLVFVFEYISQVTQVPATLTMILAGIAFSSISGSEKVLRYTGPIREFSLIFFFLSVGSYLKITAGISTFVLISFIILAIKYFSFSTASWVSGTTLVKAFTNGLYMLPLSEFGIIVSLQALQQGIDIAIVYYISVVVVLVSSIIASILAVRVNVLQRVIGIVYSRSYFLRQLDSTIIWLNKTLSTNLSPILRSVLFRGFVKMFLYLILPYVLFPIINSIVKSIIDPINNLILQYLLYSGEIVIALFLLYLFLLEGSRLYSIINNEILVRIVRVRSRLFKEFWFGLTSFSSTFYTIILTIIYIIFEIIPLLYNFPIRLVFVPLLISLYFIYRYRAPPITYTRIDNKEADKIVKLSVKVIKKMRKRRSKRSIISTTKTVRREWS; translated from the coding sequence ATGGATTATGCATTGTTGAGCTTAATGTTACTTTTCACCTTACTACTTGCGTTCATCTTAACTAGGCTAAAGGTCTCGCCAGTTATTGCTTATCTTTTAGGTGGGTTAATAGCTTTCAATTATTTTCATTTTGACTTTAACTCTTCATATTTTGAAATATTAAACTTTCTAGCCCTAAACTTGTTGGCATTCGAGATTGGTACCTCTTTCGATATTTCTAGAGCTAAGGAGTTGTTTAGGAGGGCAATGGGAATTGCGTTGACTGAGTTAATACTTATAGTGTTAATTTCTTACTTCATTGGACTCTATTTACTACACCTAGACCTATTTGCTTCATTATTCCTTGTAATGGCATCTATAGATACTAGCACTTCCATTTTGTACAAGATAATTGGGAATAAAGTGGATAAGAACGATAGGGACTTATTAGTGGCAGTAGCTTCAGTTGAAGATATTGAAGTTTTCTTCTTATATTCTATTGCCATAGCGCTTAACGGTTCCTTTAACGTTTTTAGAATATCGTTTGTAATCCTAGAAGTTTTCATAGCTTCACTGATAATTTACGCTTTTGCGAAGTATTTTCTCACCGGATTGTCAATATTCAAGTTTACGAGTTTTGAAGATGAGAGTATATTGATATTAGTACCAATAGTTTTAGTATTTGTATTTGAATATATTTCACAAGTTACTCAAGTCCCAGCTACTTTGACAATGATTTTAGCTGGTATAGCTTTTTCATCAATAAGTGGTAGTGAGAAAGTATTAAGGTATACTGGACCCATAAGGGAATTTTCCTTGATATTCTTTTTCCTTTCAGTAGGGAGTTATTTAAAAATAACTGCGGGTATATCTACATTTGTTTTAATATCCTTCATAATTCTTGCAATAAAGTACTTTTCATTCAGCACTGCATCTTGGGTTTCCGGGACTACTTTAGTCAAGGCGTTTACTAATGGCTTATACATGTTGCCTTTAAGTGAATTTGGAATAATAGTTTCATTGCAAGCACTACAACAAGGCATAGACATTGCCATAGTCTATTACATTTCAGTAGTGGTTGTATTGGTATCGTCAATAATAGCCTCAATTTTAGCAGTTAGGGTGAACGTTCTTCAAAGAGTTATTGGAATAGTTTACTCCCGTTCATACTTTTTAAGACAACTAGATTCCACAATAATATGGCTCAATAAGACACTTAGTACAAATCTTTCTCCAATATTAAGGTCTGTATTGTTTAGGGGATTTGTAAAGATGTTCTTATATTTAATCCTGCCTTATGTATTATTTCCTATCATAAACAGTATTGTTAAGAGTATAATTGATCCCATCAACAATTTAATTTTACAGTATTTGCTTTACTCTGGAGAGATAGTTATTGCCCTCTTTCTCTTATATTTATTCCTATTAGAAGGATCTCGACTATATTCTATTATCAATAATGAAATATTAGTTAGGATAGTCAGAGTAAGAAGCAGGCTATTTAAAGAGTTTTGGTTTGGACTAACCTCATTCTCTTCAACATTTTATACCATAATACTCACTATTATCTATATTATTTTTGAGATAATTCCTCTATTATACAACTTTCCAATAAGACTAGTTTTCGTCCCTCTCTTAATAAGCTTATATTTCATTTACAGATATAGAGCCCCTCCCATAACGTATACGCGTATAGATAATAAGGAGGCAGATAAAATAGTAAAGCTAAGTGTGAAAGTTATCAAGAAAATGAGAAAAAGGAGGAGCAAGAGGAGTATAATATCAACAACAAAAACAGTAAGGAGAGAATGGTCTTAG
- a CDS encoding cytochrome c oxidase subunit II, which yields MEKARIFELSTIVFAIVILTVLGVFSDIYLNSINTGAYLSTTQRQDAIPIKVVAMQYAWEFIYPNGTTTTDQLVLKANQTYLLEITSKDVIHAFYIPQLGFKFEAIPGYVYDFYIVVNKPGVYDIWCAEFCGPGHYLMKGTLVVVS from the coding sequence TTGGAAAAAGCAAGAATATTTGAACTATCAACCATCGTATTTGCAATTGTCATCTTAACGGTTTTAGGAGTTTTTTCAGATATTTATCTAAACTCAATAAACACCGGAGCCTATCTATCGACTACTCAAAGACAAGACGCTATTCCAATTAAGGTAGTAGCTATGCAATACGCTTGGGAATTCATATACCCCAATGGTACTACCACTACTGATCAACTGGTATTAAAGGCTAATCAGACCTATTTACTTGAAATCACATCTAAGGATGTAATTCACGCATTCTATATACCACAGTTAGGGTTCAAGTTCGAAGCAATACCAGGGTATGTATACGATTTCTACATAGTGGTTAACAAGCCTGGAGTATATGATATATGGTGTGCCGAATTTTGTGGTCCTGGTCATTACTTAATGAAAGGAACCTTAGTAGTGGTGAGTTAG
- a CDS encoding cytochrome b encodes MADEQSNGLFDRFMKWLDDRLGIYGHTLRPAPRYAYSIDYWLGGLVLSAFILEVITGALVALYYTPSDPYTSTTYLISKVPYGAFLFSLHSWGAYAMVFLLLVHMTRNFFVGAYRQPREIMWIVGAGLAGLTLTEAYLGYSLPYNLISWVATTTGLNLFSYMPFNLGYLISLFTVVNPDQPGIMSGVDPLVQRFFVFHWIVGGLILALIGLHLYIFEKHGITPPVSQVKPGDPELIDEYQDKLKSDPKWELQPLMRSIGMVIMIFLLTFGAIFLIAGAIPFNIVIIGGTPKYIMPAFNPVEAAQTPPVPDWYFLFIYFFYKSVSPTNASLIFLGWVVVTVLFPFIEEYVFRHKAPHPALRPASIAIGTGFIVSFIVNSVWAALTPGRDIGPIGTEVDGVIFLVCFAVIWPLLRYVAQPRVLAKWQSSPLTDGGVVIEYKERRILSGLLVLLINGLVLSGLIYSLYEVFILSNNPIINQFLIGQYLGFSLVLFSISIFINVVMGIGKSKNI; translated from the coding sequence GTGGCAGATGAGCAAAGTAATGGTTTGTTCGATAGGTTTATGAAATGGTTAGATGATAGATTAGGGATTTATGGCCATACTCTAAGACCAGCACCTAGATATGCTTACTCCATAGATTATTGGCTTGGAGGGCTGGTATTATCTGCGTTCATACTTGAAGTAATAACTGGTGCCCTAGTTGCGCTTTATTATACGCCAAGCGACCCCTACACTTCAACTACTTATCTAATAAGCAAAGTTCCATATGGGGCCTTTCTGTTTAGCCTTCATAGTTGGGGAGCCTACGCTATGGTATTTTTACTCCTAGTTCATATGACCAGAAACTTCTTTGTAGGAGCGTATAGACAACCAAGAGAAATAATGTGGATAGTCGGAGCTGGTTTAGCAGGATTAACGTTAACTGAAGCCTATTTAGGATATTCGTTACCTTACAACTTGATTTCATGGGTTGCAACAACTACTGGACTAAATTTATTCTCATACATGCCGTTTAACTTAGGTTATCTAATCTCACTATTCACTGTAGTAAATCCCGATCAGCCTGGTATAATGTCTGGTGTGGATCCATTAGTACAGAGATTTTTCGTATTTCACTGGATAGTTGGTGGGTTAATACTAGCACTTATAGGATTACATCTGTATATTTTCGAAAAACACGGTATAACTCCACCAGTATCTCAAGTTAAACCTGGAGATCCGGAGTTAATAGATGAGTATCAAGATAAGTTGAAGTCCGATCCCAAATGGGAGTTGCAACCCTTAATGAGGTCCATAGGAATGGTAATAATGATCTTTCTACTAACTTTTGGTGCAATATTTCTAATAGCTGGAGCAATACCATTTAATATTGTTATTATTGGCGGTACTCCTAAATATATAATGCCTGCATTTAACCCTGTGGAAGCAGCGCAAACTCCACCAGTCCCTGACTGGTACTTCCTTTTCATTTACTTCTTCTATAAATCCGTAAGTCCAACTAATGCCTCTCTCATATTCTTAGGCTGGGTTGTAGTTACTGTATTATTCCCATTTATAGAGGAATATGTATTTAGGCATAAGGCTCCGCATCCAGCATTAAGGCCAGCATCAATTGCAATAGGAACTGGTTTCATAGTAAGCTTTATAGTTAATAGTGTTTGGGCGGCTTTAACACCGGGAAGGGATATTGGACCGATAGGTACGGAGGTAGATGGTGTAATATTTCTAGTATGTTTCGCAGTAATTTGGCCGTTATTAAGGTATGTTGCTCAGCCTAGAGTTTTAGCTAAGTGGCAAAGTTCTCCGTTAACTGATGGTGGAGTTGTAATTGAGTATAAGGAGAGGAGGATATTAAGTGGGCTATTAGTACTATTAATTAATGGATTGGTATTAAGTGGGCTAATATACTCTCTATACGAGGTATTTATACTCTCAAACAATCCTATAATTAACCAGTTTTTAATAGGTCAATATTTAGGTTTTTCATTAGTTTTGTTCTCAATTTCAATTTTTATAAATGTGGTGATGGGAATTGGAAAAAGCAAGAATATTTGA
- a CDS encoding Rieske 2Fe-2S domain-containing protein, with amino-acid sequence MMNRRTFLRLYLVVGAAVAIAPLIKPLADYVGYFYNEIGTMSKQYLVANNTDGLSGFPKYRIANIKDIQQQAQSSGCPVYFFAYPLTNEPCFLVDLQALLGQPVPEIPNPYYGQYAGPIGQIKTIQGVGPNNSIYAFSDVCVHLGCQLPAQVLVTSENNPGLDVTNSVLHCPCHGSLYSLMKGGVVVGGPAPRPLPIIFLEYDQNTGDIYAIGTNAPYFSASIPRTTPADNLLYDPRYSYSVPSNPSCSKGG; translated from the coding sequence ATGATGAACAGAAGGACATTTTTGAGACTATATTTAGTGGTAGGAGCTGCAGTTGCAATAGCACCCTTAATAAAACCATTAGCAGATTACGTAGGGTACTTCTACAATGAAATAGGCACCATGTCAAAGCAGTATTTAGTCGCAAATAACACTGATGGATTATCTGGGTTTCCTAAATATAGGATAGCTAATATTAAGGATATCCAGCAACAAGCGCAAAGTTCAGGGTGTCCAGTCTACTTTTTCGCTTATCCACTAACTAATGAACCTTGTTTCCTAGTGGACTTACAAGCACTATTGGGTCAACCGGTTCCAGAAATACCAAATCCATATTACGGACAATATGCAGGCCCAATAGGGCAAATTAAAACCATACAAGGTGTAGGTCCAAATAACTCTATATACGCATTCTCTGACGTTTGCGTACATCTAGGTTGCCAACTCCCTGCACAAGTTTTAGTGACCTCTGAGAATAATCCGGGTTTAGATGTGACAAATTCAGTCCTTCATTGCCCATGCCATGGCTCTCTTTACTCCTTAATGAAGGGTGGCGTAGTAGTTGGGGGACCTGCCCCAAGACCTCTTCCTATAATTTTCTTAGAATATGACCAAAATACTGGAGACATATACGCAATAGGTACTAATGCTCCATATTTCAGTGCATCAATACCCAGAACTACTCCAGCTGATAACCTGCTTTACGATCCTAGATATAGTTACAGTGTACCCTCAAATCCGTCTTGTAGTAAGGGTGGTTAG